In a genomic window of Amycolatopsis japonica:
- a CDS encoding ABC1 kinase family protein, which translates to MTDSRNAEDRDAAIPRNGAARTAKLASIPLGIAGRAVGGWGRRLTGQSAEEVNATLSAKAAEQLFEVLGTLKGGAMKFGQALSVFEAAVPDEMAKPYREALTKLQAAAPPMPTRQTHRVLAEQLGRTWRQRFATFDDEPAASASIGQVHRATWHDGREVAVKVQYPGADDALRSDLRQLQRFSRLFQAFVPGTEVKPLLAELAERMNEELDYQAEAQNQRDFVKAFEGVPGFLIPRVVASAPKVVVTEWATGTPLSKIIAGGDKETRDRAGRLLTEFHYSSPARARLLHSDPHPGNFMLTADGRLCVIDFGGVSRLPEGIPQHLGEMTRLALDGESAKLMRLLRESGFIWADADLRADDVLAYLAPFTEPLAGDTFHFTRRWMQRQAGRVGDTRGRDFRIGRSLNLPPEYLMIHRVTAGSTGILCQLDAEIPARAIVERWQPGFAA; encoded by the coding sequence CGCGCGAACGGCGAAGCTGGCCAGTATCCCCCTCGGCATAGCGGGGCGGGCGGTCGGCGGCTGGGGCAGGCGGCTGACCGGGCAGAGCGCCGAAGAGGTCAACGCGACCCTGTCGGCCAAGGCGGCGGAGCAGCTTTTCGAGGTCCTCGGCACGCTCAAAGGCGGTGCGATGAAGTTCGGCCAGGCGCTGAGCGTCTTCGAGGCCGCGGTGCCGGACGAGATGGCGAAGCCCTATCGCGAGGCCCTGACGAAGCTTCAGGCGGCAGCGCCGCCCATGCCCACCCGGCAGACCCATCGGGTCCTCGCCGAGCAGCTGGGGCGCACCTGGCGGCAGCGATTCGCCACCTTCGACGACGAGCCCGCCGCGTCCGCGAGCATCGGCCAGGTCCACCGTGCGACCTGGCACGACGGTCGCGAAGTCGCCGTCAAGGTGCAGTACCCGGGAGCCGACGACGCCTTGCGGAGCGACCTTCGGCAACTCCAGCGTTTCAGCAGGTTGTTCCAGGCCTTCGTGCCGGGGACCGAGGTGAAACCGCTCTTGGCGGAACTCGCCGAACGGATGAACGAAGAGCTCGATTACCAGGCGGAAGCCCAAAACCAGCGTGACTTCGTGAAGGCGTTCGAAGGCGTCCCCGGGTTCCTGATCCCCCGCGTGGTCGCCAGCGCGCCGAAGGTCGTCGTCACGGAGTGGGCCACCGGTACCCCGCTCTCGAAGATCATCGCCGGCGGCGACAAGGAGACACGGGACCGCGCCGGTCGCCTGCTCACCGAGTTCCACTACTCGTCCCCTGCACGAGCCCGGCTCCTGCATTCGGATCCTCACCCAGGCAACTTCATGCTGACCGCCGACGGCAGGCTGTGCGTCATCGACTTCGGCGGGGTGTCCCGGCTGCCCGAGGGGATTCCGCAGCACCTCGGCGAGATGACCCGGCTGGCGCTCGACGGTGAATCCGCGAAACTGATGCGGCTGCTCAGGGAGTCCGGCTTCATCTGGGCCGACGCGGACCTGCGGGCCGACGACGTACTCGCCTACCTGGCCCCGTTCACGGAACCGCTGGCGGGCGACACGTTCCACTTCACTCGCCGCTGGATGCAGCGGCAGGCGGGTCGGGTCGGCGACACCCGCGGCCGGGATTTCCGGATCGGCCGCTCTCTCAACCTCCCGCCCGAGTACCTGATGATCCACCGGGTGACCGCCGGATCGACCGGCATCCTCTGCCAGCTCGACGCCGAGATCCCCGCCCGCGCGATCGTCGAACGCTGGCAGCCGGGCTTCGCGGCCTGA
- a CDS encoding class I SAM-dependent methyltransferase yields the protein MAVHTHDDIDWADRLRSLRMAEALDAEPMRESARRLLKGMPEGPTILDVGCGAGGMSVLFAEELASVGAKIVLVDATEHLLAEAHRVVRAAAGDRATVETIHADVADGGLAAKLPPADLVWASRVVHHLPDQQAAIDTLARLARAGGLVAISEGGLDFNCLPWDLGIGRPGLEERLLAARGEWFAEMRAGIPGSVSMPYGWNIALQRAGLADVDSFGVLIHHPAPGPELLREFIIERLTWLNEVANDRLADDDHETVAALVDPANPAFLGARQDLFLQGAKTVHCGRRS from the coding sequence ATGGCCGTACACACGCACGACGACATCGACTGGGCTGACCGGCTCCGATCGCTTCGCATGGCTGAGGCGCTCGACGCCGAGCCGATGCGGGAGTCGGCTCGACGGTTGCTGAAGGGCATGCCGGAAGGCCCGACCATTCTCGACGTCGGCTGCGGCGCGGGCGGGATGAGTGTCCTCTTCGCCGAGGAGCTCGCGTCCGTCGGTGCCAAGATCGTGCTGGTCGACGCGACCGAACATCTGCTCGCCGAAGCGCACCGCGTCGTCCGCGCGGCCGCGGGCGACAGGGCCACCGTCGAGACGATCCACGCCGACGTGGCCGATGGCGGGCTGGCCGCCAAGCTTCCGCCCGCCGATCTGGTCTGGGCTTCCCGCGTGGTCCACCACCTGCCCGACCAGCAGGCGGCCATCGACACCCTCGCCCGGCTCGCCCGCGCCGGCGGCCTGGTCGCCATCTCCGAGGGCGGCCTGGACTTCAACTGTCTTCCCTGGGATCTCGGCATCGGCCGGCCCGGGCTGGAGGAGCGGCTGCTCGCCGCGCGCGGTGAGTGGTTCGCCGAGATGCGGGCAGGGATCCCCGGCTCCGTTTCCATGCCCTACGGCTGGAACATCGCGCTGCAGCGGGCCGGTCTCGCCGACGTCGATTCCTTCGGCGTGCTCATCCACCATCCGGCGCCCGGACCGGAACTGCTGCGCGAGTTCATCATCGAGCGGCTGACCTGGTTGAACGAGGTGGCAAATGATCGCCTCGCCGATGACGACCACGAGACCGTGGCCGCGTTGGTGGATCCGGCGAACCCCGCCTTCCTCGGTGCACGCCAGGACCTGTTCCTGCAAGGGGCGAAGACGGTCCATTGCGGACGGCGGTCGTGA